A section of the Candidatus Scalindua japonica genome encodes:
- a CDS encoding type II toxin-antitoxin system RelE/ParE family toxin produces MNKIIASNHFLKFKKKSPKKLQLEIDNEVKNIINNPEIGELKKGDLKTIRIYKFRYKAQFYLLSYEVKGKTLYLYLVGTHENYYKQLKRYLS; encoded by the coding sequence ATGAATAAAATAATCGCTTCAAACCACTTCTTGAAATTTAAAAAGAAATCGCCTAAGAAATTACAATTAGAAATAGACAATGAGGTTAAAAATATCATAAACAACCCTGAAATTGGTGAACTGAAAAAGGGTGATCTTAAAACAATACGTATTTATAAGTTCAGGTATAAAGCACAGTTTTATTTGCTTTCATACGAGGTCAAAGGGAAAACGTTATATTTATATCTAGTTGGTACACACGAAAATTACTATAAACAGTTAAAGCGATATTTGTCTTAG